A section of the Flavobacterium sp. CG_23.5 genome encodes:
- a CDS encoding heavy metal translocating P-type ATPase, whose product MDRQNCFHCGLDIIKAEEIIFDEKEFCCNGCKTVYEIFSLNDMTCYYDFEKSPGATPQDINGKYDFLDNESIVSKLLEFQENSTAIISLNIPHIHCSSCIWILENLQRLQKGISSSQVNFPEKKVRITYNPVTVSIKTIVYLLSSIGYEPYISLENYETGKNNVDRSLTYKLGVAFFCFGNIMLLSFPEYFEVKEFWLDQYRGFFRWLIFALSLPSFFYSASGYYVSAYKSIKSKMLNIDIPIALGIVIFFIRSTVDIVMDYGSGFFDSLTGLIFFMLLGKMFQIKTYSFLSFERDFKSYFPIAITKINSDASEESVPVYEVEKGDRLLIRNQELIPVDGILISEKAEIDYSFVTGEAIPITKQSGDKVFAGGKQMGKVIEMEVLHSVSQSYLTQLWSNDVFQKNVEQKHKTITDRISRYFTPILLLIAFSGFGYWIFIDANIAFNVFTAVLIVACPCALALTAPFTFGNILRILGKQKFYLKNALVIEQLAKVDTIVFDKTGTITTNKKSNISYEGELLSDENLLLIKNVLRASNHPLSRMLYDYLPLPILHNKSALETKKIKVDAFEEITGKGIHAQIFGYQIQIGSASFVEKIEENNIQQTSVHIKINGDYYGKYIFNNQYRDGLEELFKNLSKQYQIKVLSGDNEGERSTLEKLLPKGTELIFNQKPEQKLEFIKNLQEEGKNVMMVGDGLNDAGALAQSNVGISISENVNVFSPACDAILDANEFPKLDYFLKLSKNSITTIKMSFALSLLYNLVGLSFAITGNLLPLVAAIIMPLSTITIVSFVTVMSSYYANKK is encoded by the coding sequence ATGGACAGACAAAACTGTTTCCATTGTGGTTTAGATATTATAAAAGCAGAAGAAATTATTTTTGATGAAAAAGAATTTTGTTGCAACGGTTGTAAGACTGTGTACGAAATTTTCAGTCTTAATGATATGACTTGCTATTATGATTTTGAAAAATCTCCTGGAGCAACCCCTCAAGACATTAATGGTAAATATGATTTTTTAGATAATGAAAGTATCGTTTCAAAACTTTTGGAATTCCAAGAGAATTCAACTGCTATTATTTCGCTTAACATTCCACATATTCATTGCAGCTCGTGTATTTGGATTCTGGAAAATTTACAGCGTCTTCAAAAAGGAATAAGTTCTTCTCAGGTTAATTTTCCTGAAAAGAAAGTCCGAATAACCTATAATCCCGTAACGGTTTCAATAAAAACTATTGTTTATTTGTTGAGTTCCATTGGATACGAACCCTACATTAGTTTGGAAAATTATGAAACGGGCAAGAACAATGTAGACAGAAGTTTGACTTATAAACTAGGTGTCGCTTTCTTTTGTTTTGGAAACATCATGTTGCTTTCTTTTCCGGAGTATTTTGAAGTGAAAGAATTCTGGTTGGATCAATACCGTGGCTTTTTCCGTTGGTTGATTTTTGCATTATCGCTTCCAAGTTTTTTCTATTCAGCGAGTGGATATTATGTTTCGGCTTATAAAAGCATTAAATCCAAAATGCTAAATATCGATATTCCAATCGCGTTAGGGATTGTAATATTTTTTATCCGAAGTACGGTAGATATTGTAATGGATTACGGTTCCGGATTTTTTGATAGCTTGACTGGTTTGATTTTCTTCATGCTTTTGGGTAAAATGTTCCAAATAAAAACCTATAGTTTTTTGAGTTTCGAAAGAGATTTTAAATCATATTTTCCAATTGCCATTACCAAAATTAATTCGGATGCTTCTGAAGAAAGTGTTCCGGTTTATGAGGTGGAAAAAGGAGATAGGCTGCTAATAAGAAACCAAGAACTGATTCCTGTTGATGGTATTTTAATATCTGAAAAAGCCGAAATTGATTATAGTTTTGTTACCGGGGAAGCCATTCCAATTACGAAACAATCAGGTGATAAAGTATTTGCTGGCGGAAAACAAATGGGTAAAGTGATCGAAATGGAAGTACTACATTCTGTTTCACAAAGTTACTTGACGCAGTTATGGAGCAATGATGTTTTTCAAAAAAATGTCGAACAAAAACACAAAACCATTACCGATCGAATTTCTCGTTATTTTACTCCTATTCTTTTATTAATTGCCTTCTCAGGATTTGGATATTGGATTTTTATAGATGCCAATATTGCTTTTAATGTTTTCACGGCAGTGCTTATTGTGGCGTGTCCTTGTGCATTGGCATTGACTGCTCCATTCACTTTTGGCAACATTTTGCGAATTTTAGGAAAACAGAAATTTTATCTCAAAAATGCATTGGTTATTGAGCAATTGGCCAAAGTAGATACGATTGTTTTTGATAAAACTGGAACTATTACCACGAATAAAAAATCGAATATCTCTTATGAAGGAGAATTGCTTTCTGATGAAAATTTGCTGTTGATTAAAAATGTGCTTCGGGCGTCAAATCATCCTTTAAGTAGAATGTTATATGATTATTTGCCTTTACCAATTTTGCATAATAAATCAGCATTGGAAACAAAAAAAATAAAAGTTGATGCTTTTGAGGAGATTACAGGAAAAGGGATTCACGCTCAAATTTTTGGATACCAAATTCAAATAGGTTCTGCTTCTTTTGTAGAAAAAATAGAAGAAAATAACATTCAGCAAACATCAGTTCATATTAAAATTAATGGAGATTATTATGGTAAATATATTTTCAATAATCAATACAGAGACGGATTAGAGGAACTTTTTAAGAATTTAAGTAAACAGTATCAAATCAAAGTCTTGTCTGGCGATAATGAAGGAGAAAGATCCACTCTGGAAAAACTTTTGCCGAAGGGCACTGAATTAATTTTTAATCAAAAACCAGAACAAAAATTAGAATTCATCAAGAATTTACAAGAAGAAGGCAAAAATGTGATGATGGTGGGGGATGGATTGAATGACGCGGGAGCTTTGGCACAAAGTAATGTTGGGATTTCGATTTCAGAAAATGTCAATGTTTTTTCACCGGCTTGTGATGCTATTTTGGATGCCAATGAATTTCCCAAATTGGATTATTTTTTGAAACTCTCGAAGAATTCCATTACGACTATCAAAATGAGTTTCGCTTTGTCCTTGTTGTATAACTTGGTAGGACTATCATTTGCTATTACGGGAAATTTATTGCCTTTGGTTGCGGCGATTATAATGCCTTTAAGTACGATAACGATTGTAAGTTTTGTAACCGTAATGAGTAGCTATTATGCAAATAAAAAATAA
- a CDS encoding CcoQ/FixQ family Cbb3-type cytochrome c oxidase assembly chaperone, with protein sequence MFEQIKHNMETIDGVAIYPILSLLIFFVFFIGLGLWVFSYKKEKITEMSQIPLNDN encoded by the coding sequence ATGTTCGAACAAATTAAACACAATATGGAAACTATCGACGGAGTTGCGATATATCCAATTCTTTCACTATTGATTTTCTTTGTCTTTTTTATAGGACTTGGTTTATGGGTTTTTTCATATAAAAAAGAAAAGATTACTGAAATGAGCCAAATTCCATTAAACGATAATTAA
- the ccoN gene encoding cytochrome-c oxidase, cbb3-type subunit I, which produces MEMQQFYYDNKIVKKFIYATILFGVVGMLVGLTLAIMFLFPNITDGISWLSYGRLRPLHTNAVIFAFVGNAFFAGMYYSMQRLLKARMFSDVLSNIHFWGWQLIIVAAAISLPLGFSTSKEYAELEWPIDIAITIIWVVMGINMIGTLIKRRERHLYVAIWFYLATFVTIAVLHIFNSLELPVSAMKSYSVYAGVQDALVQWWYGHNAVAFFLTTPFLGLMYYFVPKAANRPVYSYRLSIVHFWSLIFIYIWAGPHHLLYSALPNWAQNLGVAFSIMLIAPSWGGMINGLLTLRGVWDKVRVDPVLKFFVVAITGYGMATFEGPMLSLKNVNAIAHYTDWIIAHVHVGALAWNGFMAFGMIYWLIPRMTKSTLYSLKLANFHFWIGTLGIILYTIPMYVAGFLQASMWKQFNPDGTLTYGNFLETVTQIMPMYWMRAIGGSLYLIGMLTLVYNIVQTLRAGSPIEDELAQAPALLKISSGRVQGEKFHPWLERKPIQLTILATVAILIGGVIQIVPTIMVKSNIPTIASVKPYSPLELEGRDLYIREGCVGCHSQSVRPFRSEVERYGPQSKAGEFVYDHPFLWGSKRTGPDLLREGGKYNDNWHFNHFWSPQSISAGSIMPGYKWLFDNKPMDISLTQKKMKAMVTLGVPYSDAQVANGLKDLRTQALKIEENLKNDPDFVKSYNESKKKAEARGEKFVPMNEREIVALIAYIQRLGTDIKVKDIAKK; this is translated from the coding sequence ATGGAAATGCAGCAGTTTTATTATGACAACAAAATTGTAAAGAAATTCATTTACGCGACCATCCTTTTTGGTGTAGTGGGAATGTTGGTTGGCCTTACATTGGCCATCATGTTTCTTTTTCCTAACATAACCGACGGAATTTCGTGGTTAAGTTACGGTAGATTGAGACCTTTACATACGAACGCCGTTATTTTTGCTTTCGTGGGAAATGCTTTTTTTGCAGGAATGTATTATTCGATGCAACGATTGCTTAAGGCAAGAATGTTCAGTGATGTTTTAAGTAATATTCATTTTTGGGGTTGGCAGTTAATTATTGTAGCGGCGGCTATTTCTCTTCCATTAGGTTTTAGCACCTCTAAGGAATATGCTGAATTAGAATGGCCAATTGATATTGCGATTACCATAATTTGGGTTGTTATGGGAATCAATATGATTGGAACCTTGATAAAAAGAAGAGAGAGACACTTGTATGTAGCAATCTGGTTTTACTTGGCAACTTTCGTAACGATTGCCGTTTTACATATTTTCAACAGTTTAGAATTGCCTGTTTCTGCAATGAAAAGTTATTCTGTATATGCAGGAGTTCAAGATGCTTTAGTTCAATGGTGGTACGGTCATAATGCGGTTGCATTTTTCTTAACCACGCCTTTTTTAGGATTGATGTATTATTTTGTTCCAAAAGCGGCAAATCGTCCTGTGTATTCTTATCGATTGTCAATTGTTCACTTTTGGTCGTTGATTTTTATTTATATCTGGGCTGGACCACACCATTTATTATATTCTGCTTTACCTAACTGGGCACAAAATTTAGGTGTTGCCTTTTCAATAATGTTGATTGCACCTTCTTGGGGTGGTATGATAAATGGATTGTTAACGTTGCGTGGAGTTTGGGATAAAGTACGAGTGGATCCAGTTTTGAAATTCTTCGTTGTAGCGATTACTGGTTACGGAATGGCGACTTTTGAAGGTCCAATGTTGTCTCTTAAAAATGTAAACGCCATTGCGCATTATACGGATTGGATTATTGCTCACGTTCACGTAGGGGCATTAGCATGGAATGGATTTATGGCTTTTGGTATGATTTATTGGTTGATTCCTAGAATGACGAAAAGTACTTTGTACTCTCTTAAACTAGCTAATTTTCACTTCTGGATTGGTACTTTAGGTATTATATTATACACAATTCCAATGTATGTTGCTGGGTTTTTACAAGCGTCTATGTGGAAACAGTTTAACCCAGACGGAACATTAACTTATGGTAACTTCCTTGAAACGGTAACTCAAATCATGCCAATGTATTGGATGAGAGCTATTGGAGGTTCATTGTATTTAATCGGAATGTTGACATTGGTTTATAACATTGTTCAAACATTAAGAGCAGGTTCACCAATCGAAGATGAATTAGCGCAAGCTCCAGCATTATTGAAAATTAGTTCTGGAAGAGTACAAGGGGAAAAATTTCATCCGTGGTTAGAAAGAAAACCTATTCAATTAACGATTTTGGCAACAGTAGCAATTTTAATTGGAGGAGTTATTCAAATCGTGCCTACGATTATGGTAAAATCTAATATCCCTACAATTGCAAGTGTAAAACCATATTCCCCTTTAGAACTGGAAGGGCGTGATTTATATATTCGTGAAGGTTGCGTGGGTTGTCACTCACAATCTGTTCGTCCTTTTAGAAGCGAAGTGGAACGTTATGGGCCACAATCTAAAGCTGGGGAGTTTGTTTATGACCATCCATTTCTTTGGGGATCAAAACGTACCGGTCCGGATTTATTAAGAGAAGGAGGAAAATACAATGATAATTGGCATTTTAACCACTTTTGGAGTCCGCAAAGTATATCTGCCGGATCGATTATGCCAGGTTACAAATGGTTGTTCGATAATAAACCTATGGATATTTCTTTAACTCAAAAGAAAATGAAAGCGATGGTAACTCTTGGAGTTCCTTATTCTGATGCTCAAGTGGCAAATGGACTTAAAGATTTAAGAACACAAGCCTTGAAAATTGAAGAAAACTTGAAAAATGATCCTGACTTTGTGAAAAGTTACAACGAAAGCAAGAAAAAAGCGGAAGCTAGAGGAGAAAAATTTGTTCCAATGAATGAAAGAGAAATTGTTGCTCTGATTGCTTACATACAAAGACTTGGGACGGATATTAAAGTAAAAGATATAGCTAAAAAATAA
- the ccoS gene encoding cbb3-type cytochrome oxidase assembly protein CcoS, producing the protein MSVIYLLISISIVVAIGFFIAFIRAVKTGQYDDDYTPSVRMLFDDELKIENPKPIQTIEEKQI; encoded by the coding sequence ATGAGTGTCATTTATTTATTAATCTCCATCAGTATAGTAGTAGCTATTGGTTTTTTTATTGCTTTTATAAGAGCAGTAAAGACGGGCCAATATGACGACGATTATACGCCATCAGTCAGAATGCTTTTTGACGATGAGCTCAAAATTGAAAATCCAAAACCAATACAAACAATAGAAGAAAAACAAATTTAA
- the hemN gene encoding oxygen-independent coproporphyrinogen III oxidase, with the protein MKNSLIQKYNVPGPRYTSYPTVPYWDESDFSYDLWTATLKKSFEASNTSEGISLYIHLPFCESLCTFCGCNKRITKNHTLENPYIDAVLKEWSIYCKVLEEKPTIKEIHLGGGTPTFFSPKNLEDLINGILSHANKAKDYEFSFEGHPNNTSHEHLQKLYDLGFRRVSFGVQDYSEKVQKAIHRLQPFHNVAKVTFWAREIGYTSIGHDIIFGLPFQEIEDVIDTIEKTKSLQPDRLAFYSYAHVPWIKGNGQRGFNDEDIPKDDKKRMLYETGKKLLFENGYHEIGMDHFALETDSLYKAFQNGNLHRNFMGYSSSKTQLMIGLGVSSISDSWLSFAQNVKNLEDYYQILEWDKIPVYRGHLLTDEDLIIRKHILNLMCQFETSWNNNEAYFDEIPEVLIQLKEIENDGLVIIKENSIQVTDAGKPHVRNICMAFDLRLKRKAPETELFSMTI; encoded by the coding sequence ATGAAAAATTCTCTAATTCAAAAGTACAATGTTCCGGGTCCTAGATATACCAGCTATCCAACTGTCCCTTACTGGGATGAAAGTGATTTTTCGTATGACCTTTGGACAGCTACTTTAAAAAAATCATTTGAAGCAAGCAATACTTCAGAAGGAATAAGTCTATATATTCACTTACCTTTTTGTGAAAGTTTGTGTACTTTTTGCGGTTGCAATAAACGAATTACTAAAAACCATACATTAGAAAATCCATATATAGATGCCGTTTTGAAAGAATGGTCTATCTATTGTAAAGTTCTTGAGGAAAAACCAACAATTAAAGAAATACATTTAGGAGGAGGAACACCCACTTTTTTTTCTCCAAAGAATTTAGAAGATTTGATTAATGGGATTTTAAGTCATGCCAATAAAGCAAAAGATTACGAATTTAGTTTTGAAGGTCATCCCAACAATACTTCACATGAACATTTACAAAAACTTTATGATTTAGGTTTTAGAAGAGTCAGTTTTGGCGTACAGGACTACTCCGAAAAAGTACAAAAAGCAATTCATAGGTTGCAACCATTTCACAATGTAGCCAAAGTCACTTTTTGGGCAAGGGAAATTGGTTATACTTCCATTGGTCATGATATCATTTTCGGATTGCCGTTTCAGGAAATTGAAGATGTTATAGATACCATTGAAAAAACAAAATCATTACAACCCGATAGATTAGCATTTTATAGTTATGCGCATGTCCCTTGGATTAAAGGAAATGGACAACGCGGATTTAATGATGAAGATATTCCAAAAGATGATAAAAAACGAATGTTATATGAAACAGGAAAAAAATTATTGTTTGAAAATGGATATCATGAAATAGGAATGGATCATTTTGCATTGGAAACTGACAGCTTATACAAAGCGTTTCAAAATGGAAATCTACATCGTAATTTTATGGGTTACAGCTCTTCAAAAACTCAGTTGATGATTGGTTTGGGTGTTTCTTCAATAAGCGACAGCTGGCTTAGTTTTGCCCAAAATGTAAAGAATTTGGAAGATTATTATCAGATTTTAGAATGGGATAAAATACCAGTTTATAGAGGACATTTATTAACTGATGAAGACCTAATCATTAGAAAACACATTCTGAATTTAATGTGTCAATTTGAAACTTCTTGGAACAATAATGAAGCTTATTTTGATGAGATTCCGGAAGTTTTAATTCAATTAAAGGAAATTGAAAATGATGGACTGGTAATCATTAAAGAAAATAGTATTCAGGTCACAGATGCTGGAAAACCCCATGTACGAAATATTTGCATGGCGTTTGATCTTCGTTTAAAAAGAAAAGCACCAGAAACCGAATTGTTTTCTATGACGATATAA
- the ccoG gene encoding cytochrome c oxidase accessory protein CcoG: MSQSPDEAFRDTIGTIDEEGNRKFIFPKKPSGKFYEYRKWVSYFLLIVLVANPFIKINGNQFMMFNVLERRFNIFGFPFWPQDFYLFVIFMLVGVVFVILFTVIFGRIFCGWVCPQTIFLEMVFRRIEYWIEGDRGAQIRLEKQEWNAEKIRKKALKWSLFLIISFFIANVFLAYLISSDELFKMIEEGPENHVSTLVSLLIFTGVFYFIFAWFREQVCIIACPYGRLQGVLLDDKSINVAYDFVRGEKEVGRAKFNKQEDRASTGKGDCIDCKQCVNVCPTGIDIRNGVQLECVNCTACIDECDTIMDSVGLPKGLIRYASEEEIEKKSKFKFTPRMKGYSAVLFILTGILIGLLFLRNDVEASILRLPGQLFQHKGENISNIYTFKIINKTNNDFNDIHFKLIGIKGKLEMVGKQDLKVPKQGMNGGTLFVEINQNLLDSDKTKLNIEVFNGNKKIETATTSFLSPRSFD, encoded by the coding sequence ATGTCACAATCACCAGACGAAGCTTTTAGAGATACCATCGGAACAATCGATGAGGAAGGAAATCGAAAATTTATTTTCCCTAAAAAGCCTTCCGGTAAATTTTATGAATATAGAAAGTGGGTCAGTTACTTTTTGCTGATTGTTTTGGTTGCGAATCCTTTTATAAAGATTAATGGCAATCAGTTCATGATGTTCAATGTTCTAGAACGTAGATTTAATATTTTTGGATTTCCATTTTGGCCTCAAGATTTTTATCTGTTTGTTATTTTTATGCTTGTAGGCGTTGTTTTCGTCATCCTTTTTACGGTTATTTTTGGCCGAATTTTTTGCGGTTGGGTTTGTCCGCAAACCATATTTTTAGAAATGGTTTTCCGAAGAATAGAATACTGGATAGAAGGAGATCGTGGTGCTCAAATCCGTTTAGAAAAACAAGAGTGGAATGCGGAGAAAATTAGAAAGAAAGCCTTAAAATGGAGCTTGTTTCTAATCATTTCGTTTTTTATTGCCAATGTTTTTCTGGCTTATCTTATCAGTAGTGATGAATTGTTTAAAATGATTGAAGAAGGTCCTGAAAATCATGTTAGTACCTTAGTTTCATTGTTGATTTTCACCGGAGTATTTTATTTTATTTTTGCTTGGTTTAGAGAGCAAGTTTGTATTATCGCCTGTCCTTACGGAAGATTACAAGGTGTTTTATTAGATGATAAATCGATTAATGTAGCCTATGATTTTGTTCGTGGCGAAAAAGAAGTAGGAAGAGCCAAATTCAACAAACAAGAAGACAGAGCATCAACAGGGAAAGGAGATTGCATTGATTGTAAACAATGTGTCAATGTTTGTCCAACGGGAATCGATATTCGTAACGGCGTCCAACTGGAATGTGTGAATTGCACTGCCTGTATTGATGAATGTGATACTATTATGGATAGTGTTGGGTTGCCAAAAGGATTAATTCGTTACGCTTCCGAAGAGGAAATTGAGAAAAAAAGCAAGTTTAAATTTACCCCCAGAATGAAAGGGTATTCCGCTGTGTTGTTTATTCTAACAGGGATTTTAATAGGATTGTTGTTTTTAAGAAATGATGTTGAAGCAAGTATTTTGCGTTTGCCAGGTCAATTGTTTCAGCACAAAGGCGAGAACATTAGTAATATCTACACCTTCAAGATTATCAATAAAACCAATAATGATTTTAATGATATTCATTTCAAATTAATTGGTATAAAAGGGAAATTGGAAATGGTAGGAAAACAAGATCTTAAAGTACCCAAACAGGGTATGAATGGCGGAACTTTGTTTGTAGAAATTAATCAAAATTTACTGGATAGTGATAAAACCAAACTTAATATTGAAGTTTTTAACGGAAATAAAAAAATTGAAACTGCTACAACTAGTTTTTTAAGTCCAAGAAGCTTTGACTAA
- a CDS encoding YdcH family protein: MERHDLLHEFPEYQEKIHQLKTDNSHFRELFDEYHELEHEIHRINSGEEIVIDEYMHTLKAKLLFIKDELFSMLQNNMK; the protein is encoded by the coding sequence ATGGAAAGACACGATTTATTACACGAATTTCCTGAATACCAGGAAAAAATCCATCAATTAAAAACTGACAATTCTCATTTTCGAGAATTATTCGATGAATATCATGAATTAGAACATGAAATCCATCGCATTAATAGTGGGGAAGAAATAGTTATAGATGAATATATGCATACATTGAAAGCCAAATTGCTTTTCATTAAAGACGAATTATTTTCCATGTTGCAAAACAATATGAAATAA
- a CDS encoding sulfite exporter TauE/SafE family protein: MFYTAFIFGLISSLHCIGMCGPIAMMLPVDRSNPAKKVTQIFMYHLGRLSAYATIGLVFGLLGKGFFLAGLQQKLSIFIGIAMIFVILIPEKFFAKYNFSKPVFKLISKIKSALGSQFKNKSYKSLFTIGLLNGFLPCGMVYVALFGAIAMQSAGFGVLYMVLFGLGTVPLMSSIVYLNSFLTIPIRNKIQKAIPYVAVIIGVLFILRGLGLGIPYVSPSNISLFVQQNPNCH, encoded by the coding sequence ATGTTTTACACGGCTTTTATTTTTGGTTTAATTAGTAGTTTACACTGCATAGGAATGTGTGGTCCAATCGCTATGATGTTACCTGTAGACAGAAGTAATCCTGCGAAAAAAGTGACACAAATTTTTATGTATCATTTAGGAAGATTATCAGCTTATGCTACGATTGGTTTAGTTTTTGGACTATTGGGTAAAGGATTTTTCTTAGCTGGATTACAACAAAAACTATCAATTTTTATTGGAATTGCAATGATTTTCGTAATTTTAATACCGGAGAAATTTTTTGCTAAGTATAATTTTTCGAAACCAGTTTTTAAATTGATATCTAAAATCAAATCGGCTTTAGGAAGTCAGTTTAAAAATAAGAGTTACAAATCATTATTCACAATAGGTTTACTCAATGGGTTTTTACCTTGCGGAATGGTTTATGTAGCTTTATTTGGCGCAATAGCTATGCAAAGCGCTGGTTTTGGAGTTTTATACATGGTTTTATTTGGATTAGGAACGGTTCCACTGATGAGTAGCATAGTATATTTAAATTCATTTTTGACAATCCCCATCCGAAATAAAATTCAAAAAGCGATTCCTTATGTTGCCGTTATTATCGGAGTATTATTTATTTTGAGAGGTTTAGGATTAGGAATTCCTTATGTTTCTCCTTCAAATATTAGTTTATTTGTACAGCAGAACCCCAATTGTCATTAA
- a CDS encoding FixH family protein, translating to MKINWGTGIVIAFALFMTFILYFVFKVQSDSKYDNELVVEEYYKHDVHFGDEMVRIQNAHDLAQKPIITKTAEGITIVFPDVFVPKKIKGNVSLYRPSNKKLDFEIPISLSNPTLLIPKKSLVGGRWDINMEWQYDGKSYLTKETIYIN from the coding sequence ATGAAAATTAATTGGGGAACAGGAATTGTAATTGCATTTGCATTATTTATGACCTTTATTTTATATTTTGTTTTCAAAGTGCAGTCAGATTCAAAATATGATAATGAGTTGGTTGTAGAAGAATATTACAAACATGACGTTCATTTTGGTGACGAAATGGTGCGTATTCAAAACGCTCATGATTTGGCTCAAAAGCCTATAATTACAAAAACGGCAGAGGGAATTACAATTGTATTTCCAGATGTATTTGTTCCGAAAAAAATAAAAGGAAATGTGTCCTTATATCGACCGTCTAACAAAAAATTAGATTTTGAAATTCCTATTTCATTATCTAATCCTACTTTGCTCATACCTAAAAAAAGTCTGGTAGGCGGTCGTTGGGACATTAATATGGAATGGCAATATGATGGGAAATCATACTTAACCAAGGAAACGATTTATATTAATTAG
- a CDS encoding cbb3-type cytochrome c oxidase N-terminal domain-containing protein: protein MKKLIPAYIRVLVIFFAVFAAMEYFIDSGDRPAFIKFPMVAVFLFVFLFLLIAIEITLKAVDNITYQLLTEEQKVQSNEINTLSFKDSEWFKKLMKRLTKSEPLENEASLLLDHDYDGIRELDNNLPPWWVYLFYAGIVFGVIYMVRYEILGADNQETELKNEMAQAKIEVAEYMKTAPDMMDEKTVTLLTEPADLAIGKSIFTANCIPCHRADAGGQIGPNLTDDHWILGGGIKNVFHTLVNGGRDGKGMISWKGTLKPKEMQHVASYVLSLRGSNPKDPKAPDGEIWVDETAPKK from the coding sequence ATGAAAAAATTAATTCCAGCATATATTAGAGTCCTAGTTATTTTCTTTGCTGTTTTTGCAGCAATGGAATATTTTATAGACTCTGGTGACAGACCTGCTTTTATAAAATTCCCCATGGTTGCTGTCTTTTTATTTGTTTTTCTTTTCCTTTTGATAGCGATAGAAATTACATTGAAAGCTGTTGATAATATTACGTATCAATTGTTAACAGAAGAGCAGAAAGTCCAATCAAATGAAATAAATACGTTGAGTTTCAAGGATAGTGAATGGTTTAAAAAACTGATGAAACGTTTGACTAAATCGGAGCCATTAGAAAATGAAGCAAGCCTTTTATTAGATCATGATTACGACGGAATTAGGGAATTAGATAATAATTTACCGCCATGGTGGGTGTATTTATTTTATGCAGGTATTGTTTTTGGAGTAATATATATGGTCCGATATGAAATATTAGGAGCTGATAATCAAGAAACAGAACTTAAGAATGAAATGGCTCAAGCCAAAATTGAAGTGGCAGAATACATGAAAACTGCTCCTGACATGATGGATGAGAAAACAGTTACATTGTTGACAGAACCCGCAGATTTAGCTATTGGAAAATCGATTTTCACTGCTAATTGTATTCCATGTCATAGAGCCGATGCTGGTGGACAAATAGGACCAAACTTAACAGATGATCATTGGATTTTAGGTGGAGGAATAAAAAATGTATTCCATACTTTAGTTAATGGAGGTCGTGACGGAAAAGGAATGATTTCTTGGAAAGGAACATTAAAACCAAAAGAGATGCAGCACGTTGCTAGTTATGTTTTGTCTTTAAGAGGAAGTAATCCTAAAGATCCAAAAGCGCCGGATGGTGAAATTTGGGTCGACGAAACTGCACCAAAAAAATAA